The window GAAGCTCCTCGCCTACCAGTACCTCCAGATGCTCCCGAAGCTCGCCGAAGGCGACGCCAACAAGCTCTGGATCGTGCCGAGCGAGATCGGCGACGCCCTCAAGGGCCTGTCCGGCGCCATGGGCAACTTCGGTCCGATGGGCGGCGGTTCGGGCTTCAACCCCGGGAACATCGGCAAGGACGGCGGCGGCATCCCCTCCGCACGCGACAAGGACTCCGCGGAGCGCCGCGAACAGCCCCCCATCGACTGACCGGCCATCCCCTCCTGCATGATCAGTGGGACCCCTCGACCTTCATGGCGGGGAGGCGACTCACTCATGCGAAGGGGATGGCACCGTCCATGTCCATCTGGGAATCACTCGCGATCTTCGCCGCCGGCATCGGCGCGGGCACGATCAACACCATCGTCGGCTCCGGCACCCTGATCACCTTCCCGGTGCTCCTGGCCACCGGCCTGCCACCGGTCACCGCCAACGTGTCCAACACCCTCGGCCTGGTGCCCGGTTCGATCAGCGGAGCCATCGGCTACCGCAAGGAGCTCCAAGGGCAGCGCGCCCGCATCCTGCGCCTCGGCTCCGTCTCCCTCGTCGGCGGACTCGCGGGCGCGGTACTGCTCCTCACCCTGCCGTCCGACTCCTTCGACACGATCGTGCCCGTCCTGATCGCACTGGCCCTCGTGCTCGTCGTCCTCCAGCCCCGGCTCGCCGCAGCCCTGCGCCGACGCCAGGAAGCCGCCGGAGGCGACACCGGCCACCCCGACGGCGGACCCGCCCTGCTCGGCGGCATGCTGTTCTCCAGCGCCTACGGCGGCTACTTCGGCGCCGCCCAAGGCGTTCTCTACCTCGGCCTGATGGGCCTGCTGCTCCGCGACGACCTGCAACGGATCAACGCCGTCAAGAACGTCATCGCCGCCCTGGTGAACGGCATCGCGGCCGTCCTCTTCCTCTTCGTCGCCGAGTTCGACTGGACGGCCGTCCTCCTGATCGCCGTCGGCTCCACCATCGGCGGCCAGATCGGAGCCAAGGTCGGCCGCCGGCTCTCGCCGACCGTCCTGCGCGCGGTCATCGTGACGGTCGGCATCCTCGCCATCGTCCAGCTGCTGGTCCGCTGAGCGACGTAGCAGAGTTACGTCGCCCAGCGCGGCCGACTACCCGGCGAGCGGGGATCCCCCTAGGCGGAGCGCTCCAGCCACTCCGGGAGCGCCTCCCGCCCGGCAACCCCCAGGGCCAGCAGCATGGCGTCCGCCGGAGACGGCACGAAGGGCCTGCGCAGGAGCGGCATCCCCGCCTCCTCCGGCGTCCGCGCCGCCTTGCGGTGGTTGTCCTCGGCACAGGAGGCCACCGTGTTCAGCCACGTGTCCCCACCCCCCTGGGCCCGGGGCAGCACGTGGTCCACGGTCGTCGCGCGCTTCCCGCAGTACGCGCACCGGTGCTGGTCCCGGACCAGCACCCCCCTCCGCGACCAGGGAGCATGTCTTCGGAAAGGCACCCGTACGTACCGGCAGAGCCTGATCACCCGGGGCATCGGAAGATCCATGGTGGCCGCACGCACACGCAGCTCGGGGTGCGACTGCTCGACGACGGCCTTGTCCTGGAGAACCAGGACCACAGCCCGGTTCAGGGTCACCGTCGACAGCGGCTCGAAGCTCGCATTCAGCACCAGCGTGTCCCGCATCTCGCCCACCTCCCGTGTGCAGGCCCGCGACCACACCGGCGGCAAGGCCCGCAACCACTCTGGCCGCGCGCGCCACGCGGGACAACGCAATAAAAATGCCCGGTCCTGGCCTTCTTTAGACCAGGACCGGGCAAACGCTCGGCGAAGATCAGCCCGCGGGCGCCTCGTACTCACCGACGAGCTGGGCACGCCCGAGGGTGTGGAAGCGCAGATTGAACCCGACGGCGGCCGGGGACGCATCGGCCCCGGGGCCGAGCTTCGCCTGATCCACCGCGTACACGGTGAAGACGTACCGGTGCCG of the Streptomyces sp. NBC_01294 genome contains:
- a CDS encoding sulfite exporter TauE/SafE family protein; this translates as MSIWESLAIFAAGIGAGTINTIVGSGTLITFPVLLATGLPPVTANVSNTLGLVPGSISGAIGYRKELQGQRARILRLGSVSLVGGLAGAVLLLTLPSDSFDTIVPVLIALALVLVVLQPRLAAALRRRQEAAGGDTGHPDGGPALLGGMLFSSAYGGYFGAAQGVLYLGLMGLLLRDDLQRINAVKNVIAALVNGIAAVLFLFVAEFDWTAVLLIAVGSTIGGQIGAKVGRRLSPTVLRAVIVTVGILAIVQLLVR
- a CDS encoding HNH endonuclease; its protein translation is MRDTLVLNASFEPLSTVTLNRAVVLVLQDKAVVEQSHPELRVRAATMDLPMPRVIRLCRYVRVPFRRHAPWSRRGVLVRDQHRCAYCGKRATTVDHVLPRAQGGGDTWLNTVASCAEDNHRKAARTPEEAGMPLLRRPFVPSPADAMLLALGVAGREALPEWLERSA